In one window of Actinomycetes bacterium DNA:
- a CDS encoding glutamate decarboxylase yields the protein DKNMIDKDEYPQTAELEVRCVEILSRLWHAPDAATATGCSTTGSSEAAMLGGLALKRRWQQRRAAEGKPADRPNIVMGINVQVCWEKFANYWDVEMRLVPMDGERFHLSPEGAVALCDENTIGVVAVLGSTYDGSYEPVADICAALDDLQERTGLDIPVHVDAASGAFVAPFVDPELVWDFALPRVASINASGHKYGLVYPGVGWVVWRDHEALPADLIFWVNYLGDNMPTFALNFSRPGAQVVAQYYNFLRLGYDGYAKVQGYAREVATRLAEEVEAIGPFRLLTRGDELPVFAFTLADGVDGYSVFDVSDALRERGWQVPAYTFPKNRTDLSALRIVVRRGFGHDLADLFIDDLKRVLPRLHGTAEDGQRSGFHH from the coding sequence CGACAAGAACATGATCGACAAGGACGAGTACCCGCAGACGGCCGAGCTCGAGGTGCGCTGCGTGGAGATCCTCAGCCGGCTGTGGCACGCCCCGGACGCCGCGACCGCAACGGGGTGCTCCACGACCGGGTCGAGCGAGGCCGCGATGCTCGGCGGCCTCGCGCTCAAGCGCCGATGGCAGCAGCGTCGCGCCGCCGAGGGCAAGCCCGCTGATCGGCCGAACATCGTCATGGGCATCAACGTGCAGGTGTGCTGGGAGAAGTTCGCGAACTACTGGGACGTGGAGATGCGGCTGGTCCCCATGGACGGCGAGCGCTTCCACCTCTCCCCCGAGGGCGCGGTCGCGCTGTGCGACGAGAACACCATCGGGGTCGTGGCCGTGCTCGGGTCGACGTACGACGGCTCCTATGAGCCGGTGGCGGACATCTGCGCCGCGCTCGACGACCTCCAGGAGCGCACCGGGCTCGACATCCCCGTGCACGTCGACGCAGCGTCGGGCGCCTTCGTCGCCCCCTTCGTCGACCCCGAGCTGGTGTGGGACTTCGCCCTCCCCCGCGTGGCCTCGATCAACGCCTCCGGCCACAAGTACGGCCTGGTCTACCCCGGCGTCGGGTGGGTCGTGTGGCGCGACCACGAAGCGCTGCCCGCGGACCTCATCTTCTGGGTCAACTACCTCGGCGACAACATGCCGACCTTCGCGCTGAACTTCTCCCGGCCCGGCGCTCAGGTGGTCGCGCAGTACTACAACTTCCTGCGGCTCGGCTACGACGGCTACGCGAAGGTCCAGGGGTACGCCCGCGAGGTGGCCACCCGCCTCGCCGAGGAGGTCGAGGCGATCGGGCCGTTCCGACTCCTCACGCGCGGCGACGAGCTCCCCGTCTTCGCCTTCACCCTCGCCGACGGCGTCGACGGCTACAGCGTCTTCGACGTCTCGGACGCGCTGCGCGAACGCGGCTGGCAGGTGCCGGCCTACACCTTCCCGAAGAACCGCACCGACCTGTCGGCGCTGCGCATCGTCGTCCGGCGCGGCTTCGGCCACGACCTCGCGGACCTGTTCATCGATGACCTGAAGCGGGTGCTCCCCCGGCTGCACGGGACCGCGGAGGACGGCCAGCGCAGCGGCTTCCACCACTAG
- a CDS encoding hotdog domain-containing protein, whose translation MTDDDPRLGLTVTHRRYVPYSHAHYGGDLVDGAYVLGLFGDVATEACIRTDGDEGLFASYSDVQFLAPVRAGDVLEVEARVIRVGRRSRALAFEARVVCRADPQRSASAARVLDEPLVATTAAGTVVVP comes from the coding sequence GTGACCGACGACGACCCGCGGCTCGGCCTGACGGTGACCCACCGCCGCTACGTGCCGTACTCGCACGCGCACTACGGCGGCGACCTCGTGGACGGCGCCTACGTCCTCGGGCTGTTCGGTGACGTCGCCACCGAGGCGTGCATCCGCACCGACGGCGACGAGGGGCTCTTCGCGTCGTACTCCGACGTGCAGTTCCTGGCGCCGGTCCGAGCCGGGGACGTCCTGGAGGTCGAGGCGCGCGTGATCCGCGTCGGCCGCCGATCACGTGCTCTCGCGTTCGAGGCGCGGGTCGTGTGCCGGGCCGACCCGCAGCGCTCCGCGTCGGCGGCGCGCGTCCTCGACGAGCCGCTGGTCGCCACGACCGCGGCCGGGACGGTCGTCGTGCCCTAG
- a CDS encoding OAM dimerization domain-containing protein, whose amino-acid sequence MVQVSFTLPLPHDRRAEGAAVQLANRMGIDPALVVHAKAMGPDFTFFVVYGPVHHLVDVHQVEVQEREFPLLGPKEVDARIKRVLHRPLVVVGACIGTDAHTVGIDAILNIKGFAGEKGLEHYAEIEVLNLGAQVLVPELVARAKQARADAVLVSQVVTQRDAHLINTEEMSAAFREAYPAHERPLLVVGGPRFGDARAADLGVDRIFGKGTTPGEVASYLVHVLAPEEDAS is encoded by the coding sequence ATGGTGCAGGTGTCGTTCACGCTCCCGCTGCCGCACGACCGGCGCGCCGAGGGCGCCGCGGTCCAGCTCGCGAACCGGATGGGCATCGACCCGGCCCTGGTCGTCCACGCCAAGGCGATGGGGCCGGACTTCACGTTCTTCGTCGTCTACGGCCCCGTGCACCATCTCGTCGACGTGCACCAGGTGGAGGTCCAGGAGCGCGAGTTCCCGTTACTGGGTCCCAAGGAGGTCGACGCAAGGATCAAGCGGGTCCTGCACCGCCCGTTGGTCGTCGTCGGGGCCTGCATCGGGACCGACGCGCACACCGTGGGCATCGACGCGATCCTCAACATCAAGGGGTTCGCGGGCGAGAAGGGTCTGGAGCACTACGCCGAGATCGAGGTGCTCAACCTCGGCGCGCAGGTGCTCGTGCCGGAGCTGGTGGCCCGGGCCAAGCAGGCGCGGGCCGACGCGGTCCTCGTCAGCCAGGTCGTCACCCAGCGAGACGCCCACCTGATCAACACGGAGGAGATGTCCGCGGCCTTCCGCGAGGCCTACCCGGCGCACGAACGGCCGCTGCTCGTCGTCGGCGGCCCGCGCTTCGGTGATGCCCGCGCGGCCGACCTCGGGGTGGACCGCATCTTCGGCAAGGGCACCACGCCCGGCGAGGTCGCCTCGTACCTCGTGCACGTCTTGGCTCCGGAGGAGGATGCCTCGTGA